From one Rhodamnia argentea isolate NSW1041297 chromosome 1, ASM2092103v1, whole genome shotgun sequence genomic stretch:
- the LOC115751325 gene encoding type 2 DNA topoisomerase 6 subunit B-like isoform X3 has product MILFYIAPVAGETSTLGEFVGVALGSSSSLCAKKKKNLSGSGMDSVRTIPDLCHRLISFAFQRCRVSDDLCRISVALVGSLLAGSPVVRISNGMLAVRTTGHSFLCYLFSHRKREGHHCEVLVLLLMVEYAAGASDEEVHYYNLNLKEGSSNNWLTRLPSITKNGVRFSGTEVCLSVSEKFEVLLGGIKQFVEKMLILNIPNIAFELAVQHENVYKSCYGDAFLPNKSMPSPFSASNVERLKYGLQDYILRRRNDLDNNLGLSLNALEHLRTGMGTICSSKTSGRQNPGLVVDAVIIICEFSDQTSPCPRECGHQTQVLYFKDFSPSSISKSSLSALKSIDWKSYGLTLGNIMDQGGGVSLEWDNLPPHTHIDVIFHCYQAEVNFPPSKQKVLSERSLLKKAAKLALDDMKEKHSGVLLSDRALKIQSHAPALARTLAGLILSSNDMEFQGECLSLLGLLTGVEAEIVEECVKDKINAVIELNDRKPERCKDSVPLLFEDDRLQEMNFEDECEEGDDSYDSLDI; this is encoded by the exons atgattctATTTTATATTGCACCGGTGGCGGGAGAGACCAGCACGCTCGGTGAATTCGTCGGTGTAGCTCTCGGCTCGTCTTCTTCTCTCtgcgcgaagaagaagaagaatctctCCGGCTCCGGCATGGACTCCGTCCGTACGATTCCCGACCTCTGCCACCGT CTGATTTCGTTCGCTTTCCAAAGATGCCGCGTCTCCGACGACTTGTGCCGTATCTCCGTCGCTCTCGTGGGTTCGCTGCTCGCCGGCTCTCCGGTTGTCCGAATCTCCA ATGGAATGCTTGCTGTCAGAACTACTG GTCATTCCTTTCTATGTTATTTATTCAGCCATCGTAAAAGGGAAGGCCATCACTGTGAAGTGTTGGTGCTTTTACTTATGGTTGAGTATGCTGCAGGTGCTTCTGATGAGGAGGTACATTATTATAACTTGAATCTAAAAGAAGGTAGCTCGAATAATTGGCTAACCAGGCTCCCTTCAATCACTAAAAATGGCGTGAGATTCAG TGGGACTGAAGTTTGTCTATCTGTCTCTGAGAAATTTGAAGTTCTTCTGGGTGGGATCAAGCAATTCGTTGAGAAG ATGCTGATTTTGAACATCCCG AATATTGCATTTGAACTGGCGGTCCAACATGAGAATGTCTATAAATCATGCTATGGGGATGCTTTCCTGCCAAATAAAAGCATGCCTTCACCCTTTTCAGCTTCAAATGTAGAACGTTTGAAGTACGGCCTTCAGGATTATATTTTAAGGCGCCGCAACGATCTAGATAACAACCTTGGTTTATCATTAAATGCCTT GGAGCATTTGAGGACTGGAATGGGAACTATTTGCAGCTCAAAAACTTCTGGAAGACAAAATCCGGGATTAGTGGTTGATGCAGTAATAATCATATGCGAGTTTTCTGATCAAACAAGTCCTTGTCCGAGGGAGTGTGGTCACCAGACACAG GTTTTGTATTTCAAGGATTTCTCACCTTCCTCAATTTCCAAGTCATCTCTTAGTGCATTGAAGAGCATTGATTGGAAGAGTTATGGCTTGACACTAGGCAACATCATGGATCAAGGAGGTGGTGTCTCTCTAGAATGGGATAACTTGCCACCACATACTCATATTGATGTTATCTTTCATTGCTATCAAGCAGA GGTTAACTTCCCTCCTTCGAAGCAAAAGGTCTTGTCAGAAAGATCTCTTCTGAAGAAAGCAGCTAAACTAGCATTGGATGATATGAAGGAGAAACATTCAGGAGTTCTTCTAAGTGATCGTGCTCTgaag ATACAAAGTCATGCCCCTGCTCTTGCAAGAACACTCGCTGGTCTTATTTTGTCCTCCAATGACATGGAATTCCAAGGAGAATGTCTCTCTCTTTTGGGTTTGCTGACAGGAGTTGAGGCGGAGATAGTTGAAGAATGTGTCAAGGACAAGATTAATGCGGTTATAGAGCTGAATGACAGGAAACCTGAGAGATGCAAAGACTCTGTTCCTTTACTTTTCGAAGATGATCGTCTTCAGGAAATGAACTTTGAAGACGAATGTGAAGAAGGTGATGACTCTTATGACTCTTTAGATATATAA
- the LOC115751325 gene encoding type 2 DNA topoisomerase 6 subunit B-like isoform X1, translating into MILFYIAPVAGETSTLGEFVGVALGSSSSLCAKKKKNLSGSGMDSVRTIPDLCHRLISFAFQRCRVSDDLCRISVALVGSLLAGSPVVRISISDTGAASCLEEFQDLRVTDEGIFAEKWDGMLAVRTTGHSFLCYLFSHRKREGHHCEVLVLLLMVEYAAGASDEEVHYYNLNLKEGSSNNWLTRLPSITKNGVRFSGTEVCLSVSEKFEVLLGGIKQFVEKMLILNIPNIAFELAVQHENVYKSCYGDAFLPNKSMPSPFSASNVERLKYGLQDYILRRRNDLDNNLGLSLNALEHLRTGMGTICSSKTSGRQNPGLVVDAVIIICEFSDQTSPCPRECGHQTQVLYFKDFSPSSISKSSLSALKSIDWKSYGLTLGNIMDQGGGVSLEWDNLPPHTHIDVIFHCYQAEVNFPPSKQKVLSERSLLKKAAKLALDDMKEKHSGVLLSDRALKIQSHAPALARTLAGLILSSNDMEFQGECLSLLGLLTGVEAEIVEECVKDKINAVIELNDRKPERCKDSVPLLFEDDRLQEMNFEDECEEGDDSYDSLDI; encoded by the exons atgattctATTTTATATTGCACCGGTGGCGGGAGAGACCAGCACGCTCGGTGAATTCGTCGGTGTAGCTCTCGGCTCGTCTTCTTCTCTCtgcgcgaagaagaagaagaatctctCCGGCTCCGGCATGGACTCCGTCCGTACGATTCCCGACCTCTGCCACCGT CTGATTTCGTTCGCTTTCCAAAGATGCCGCGTCTCCGACGACTTGTGCCGTATCTCCGTCGCTCTCGTGGGTTCGCTGCTCGCCGGCTCTCCGGTTGTCCGAATCTCCA TTTCGGACACGGGTGCTGCTAGTTGCTTGGAAGAGTTTCAGGACTTAAGAGTCACAGATGAAGGGATTTTTGCCGAAAAGTGGG ATGGAATGCTTGCTGTCAGAACTACTG GTCATTCCTTTCTATGTTATTTATTCAGCCATCGTAAAAGGGAAGGCCATCACTGTGAAGTGTTGGTGCTTTTACTTATGGTTGAGTATGCTGCAGGTGCTTCTGATGAGGAGGTACATTATTATAACTTGAATCTAAAAGAAGGTAGCTCGAATAATTGGCTAACCAGGCTCCCTTCAATCACTAAAAATGGCGTGAGATTCAG TGGGACTGAAGTTTGTCTATCTGTCTCTGAGAAATTTGAAGTTCTTCTGGGTGGGATCAAGCAATTCGTTGAGAAG ATGCTGATTTTGAACATCCCG AATATTGCATTTGAACTGGCGGTCCAACATGAGAATGTCTATAAATCATGCTATGGGGATGCTTTCCTGCCAAATAAAAGCATGCCTTCACCCTTTTCAGCTTCAAATGTAGAACGTTTGAAGTACGGCCTTCAGGATTATATTTTAAGGCGCCGCAACGATCTAGATAACAACCTTGGTTTATCATTAAATGCCTT GGAGCATTTGAGGACTGGAATGGGAACTATTTGCAGCTCAAAAACTTCTGGAAGACAAAATCCGGGATTAGTGGTTGATGCAGTAATAATCATATGCGAGTTTTCTGATCAAACAAGTCCTTGTCCGAGGGAGTGTGGTCACCAGACACAG GTTTTGTATTTCAAGGATTTCTCACCTTCCTCAATTTCCAAGTCATCTCTTAGTGCATTGAAGAGCATTGATTGGAAGAGTTATGGCTTGACACTAGGCAACATCATGGATCAAGGAGGTGGTGTCTCTCTAGAATGGGATAACTTGCCACCACATACTCATATTGATGTTATCTTTCATTGCTATCAAGCAGA GGTTAACTTCCCTCCTTCGAAGCAAAAGGTCTTGTCAGAAAGATCTCTTCTGAAGAAAGCAGCTAAACTAGCATTGGATGATATGAAGGAGAAACATTCAGGAGTTCTTCTAAGTGATCGTGCTCTgaag ATACAAAGTCATGCCCCTGCTCTTGCAAGAACACTCGCTGGTCTTATTTTGTCCTCCAATGACATGGAATTCCAAGGAGAATGTCTCTCTCTTTTGGGTTTGCTGACAGGAGTTGAGGCGGAGATAGTTGAAGAATGTGTCAAGGACAAGATTAATGCGGTTATAGAGCTGAATGACAGGAAACCTGAGAGATGCAAAGACTCTGTTCCTTTACTTTTCGAAGATGATCGTCTTCAGGAAATGAACTTTGAAGACGAATGTGAAGAAGGTGATGACTCTTATGACTCTTTAGATATATAA
- the LOC115751326 gene encoding galactinol synthase 1-like, which translates to MAPEVPFDSFTGAGKVCAVDGGYARKGYVTFLAGSGDYVKGVVGLAKGLRKVKSAYPLVVAVLPDVPEEHRGILRSQGCVVHEIEPIYPPENHVQFAMAYYVINYSKLRIWNFLDYSKMVYLDADIQVYENIDHLLDAEDGYFYAVMDCFCEKTWSHSPQYSVGYCQQCPEKVAWPAEMGSPPPLYFNAGMFVFEPSRSTYESLLHTLRITPPTPFAEQDFLNMFFQKTYKPIPPAYNLVLAMLWRHRENVGELEKVKVVHYCAAGSKPWRYTGKEANMEREDIKMLVSKWWDIYNDTSLDLRAEEAAVQAEDQMVSRSSIMASMPDPAISFVPAPSAA; encoded by the exons ATGGCCCCGGAAGTGCCCTTCGATTCGTTCACCGGAGCCGGGAAGGTTTGTGCGGTCGATGGAGGGTATGCGAGAAAGGGGTACGTAACTTTTTTGGCGGGGAGCGGCGATTACGTGAAGGGGGTGGTGGGATTGGCGAAAGGGCTGCGCAAGGTGAAGAGCGCGTACCCGCTAGTGGTGGCGGTGCTGCCCGATGTGCCGGAGGAGCACCGCGGCATATTGCGGTCCCAAGGGTGTGTTGTCCACGAGATAGAGCCGATCTATCCTCCTGAGAACCATGTCCAGTTTGCCATGGCTTACTACGTGATCAACTACTCCAAGCTTCGCATATGGAAT TTCTTAGACTACAGCAAGATGGTGTATCTGGACGCGGACATTCAGGTGTACGAGAACATCGACCATCTGCTCGACGCGGAAGATGGCTACTTCTACGCCGTCATGGACTGCTTCTGCGAGAAGACGTGGAGCCACTCTCCGCAGTACTCGGTCGGGTACTGCCAGCAGTGCCCCGAGAAGGTCGCGTGGCCTGCCGAGATGGGCTCGCCGCCACCCTTGTACTTCAATGCCGGCATGTTCGTGTTCGAGCCGAGCCGCTCGACCTACGAGAGCCTTCTCCACACTCTCAGGATCACCCCTCCCACGCCCTTTGCGGAGCAG GACTTCTTGAACATGTTCTTCCAGAAAACTTACAAGCCCATCCCTCCGGCATACAACTTGGTTCTGGCCATGTTATGGCGCCACCGGGAGAACGTGGGCGAGCTCGAAAAGGTCAAGGTGGTTCACTACTGTGCCGCC GGTTCAAAGCCGTGGAGGTACACGGGCAAGGAAGCTAACATGGAGAGAGAGGACATCAAGATGCTAGTGTCCAAATGGTGGGATATCTACAACGACACATCGTTGGACTTGAGGGCGGAAGAGGCCGCCGTCCAAGCCGAAGATCAGATGGTATCGAGGTCATCCATCATGGCTTCTATGCCTGACCCAGCTATTTCCTTTGTTCCTGCACCCTCCGCCGCTTGA
- the LOC115751325 gene encoding type 2 DNA topoisomerase 6 subunit B-like isoform X6 has product MILFYIAPVAGETSTLGEFVGVALGSSSSLCAKKKKNLSGSGMDSVRTIPDLCHRLISFAFQRCRVSDDLCRISVALVGSLLAGSPVVRISNGMLAVRTTGASDEEVHYYNLNLKEGSSNNWLTRLPSITKNGVRFSGTEVCLSVSEKFEVLLGGIKQFVEKMLILNIPNIAFELAVQHENVYKSCYGDAFLPNKSMPSPFSASNVERLKYGLQDYILRRRNDLDNNLGLSLNALEHLRTGMGTICSSKTSGRQNPGLVVDAVIIICEFSDQTSPCPRECGHQTQVLYFKDFSPSSISKSSLSALKSIDWKSYGLTLGNIMDQGGGVSLEWDNLPPHTHIDVIFHCYQAEVNFPPSKQKVLSERSLLKKAAKLALDDMKEKHSGVLLSDRALKIQSHAPALARTLAGLILSSNDMEFQGECLSLLGLLTGVEAEIVEECVKDKINAVIELNDRKPERCKDSVPLLFEDDRLQEMNFEDECEEGDDSYDSLDI; this is encoded by the exons atgattctATTTTATATTGCACCGGTGGCGGGAGAGACCAGCACGCTCGGTGAATTCGTCGGTGTAGCTCTCGGCTCGTCTTCTTCTCTCtgcgcgaagaagaagaagaatctctCCGGCTCCGGCATGGACTCCGTCCGTACGATTCCCGACCTCTGCCACCGT CTGATTTCGTTCGCTTTCCAAAGATGCCGCGTCTCCGACGACTTGTGCCGTATCTCCGTCGCTCTCGTGGGTTCGCTGCTCGCCGGCTCTCCGGTTGTCCGAATCTCCA ATGGAATGCTTGCTGTCAGAACTACTG GTGCTTCTGATGAGGAGGTACATTATTATAACTTGAATCTAAAAGAAGGTAGCTCGAATAATTGGCTAACCAGGCTCCCTTCAATCACTAAAAATGGCGTGAGATTCAG TGGGACTGAAGTTTGTCTATCTGTCTCTGAGAAATTTGAAGTTCTTCTGGGTGGGATCAAGCAATTCGTTGAGAAG ATGCTGATTTTGAACATCCCG AATATTGCATTTGAACTGGCGGTCCAACATGAGAATGTCTATAAATCATGCTATGGGGATGCTTTCCTGCCAAATAAAAGCATGCCTTCACCCTTTTCAGCTTCAAATGTAGAACGTTTGAAGTACGGCCTTCAGGATTATATTTTAAGGCGCCGCAACGATCTAGATAACAACCTTGGTTTATCATTAAATGCCTT GGAGCATTTGAGGACTGGAATGGGAACTATTTGCAGCTCAAAAACTTCTGGAAGACAAAATCCGGGATTAGTGGTTGATGCAGTAATAATCATATGCGAGTTTTCTGATCAAACAAGTCCTTGTCCGAGGGAGTGTGGTCACCAGACACAG GTTTTGTATTTCAAGGATTTCTCACCTTCCTCAATTTCCAAGTCATCTCTTAGTGCATTGAAGAGCATTGATTGGAAGAGTTATGGCTTGACACTAGGCAACATCATGGATCAAGGAGGTGGTGTCTCTCTAGAATGGGATAACTTGCCACCACATACTCATATTGATGTTATCTTTCATTGCTATCAAGCAGA GGTTAACTTCCCTCCTTCGAAGCAAAAGGTCTTGTCAGAAAGATCTCTTCTGAAGAAAGCAGCTAAACTAGCATTGGATGATATGAAGGAGAAACATTCAGGAGTTCTTCTAAGTGATCGTGCTCTgaag ATACAAAGTCATGCCCCTGCTCTTGCAAGAACACTCGCTGGTCTTATTTTGTCCTCCAATGACATGGAATTCCAAGGAGAATGTCTCTCTCTTTTGGGTTTGCTGACAGGAGTTGAGGCGGAGATAGTTGAAGAATGTGTCAAGGACAAGATTAATGCGGTTATAGAGCTGAATGACAGGAAACCTGAGAGATGCAAAGACTCTGTTCCTTTACTTTTCGAAGATGATCGTCTTCAGGAAATGAACTTTGAAGACGAATGTGAAGAAGGTGATGACTCTTATGACTCTTTAGATATATAA
- the LOC115751325 gene encoding type 2 DNA topoisomerase 6 subunit B-like isoform X5: protein MILFYIAPVAGETSTLGEFVGVALGSSSSLCAKKKKNLSGSGMDSVRTIPDLCHRLISFAFQRCRVSDDLCRISVALVGSLLAGSPVVRISSHSFLCYLFSHRKREGHHCEVLVLLLMVEYAAGASDEEVHYYNLNLKEGSSNNWLTRLPSITKNGVRFSGTEVCLSVSEKFEVLLGGIKQFVEKMLILNIPNIAFELAVQHENVYKSCYGDAFLPNKSMPSPFSASNVERLKYGLQDYILRRRNDLDNNLGLSLNALEHLRTGMGTICSSKTSGRQNPGLVVDAVIIICEFSDQTSPCPRECGHQTQVLYFKDFSPSSISKSSLSALKSIDWKSYGLTLGNIMDQGGGVSLEWDNLPPHTHIDVIFHCYQAEVNFPPSKQKVLSERSLLKKAAKLALDDMKEKHSGVLLSDRALKIQSHAPALARTLAGLILSSNDMEFQGECLSLLGLLTGVEAEIVEECVKDKINAVIELNDRKPERCKDSVPLLFEDDRLQEMNFEDECEEGDDSYDSLDI, encoded by the exons atgattctATTTTATATTGCACCGGTGGCGGGAGAGACCAGCACGCTCGGTGAATTCGTCGGTGTAGCTCTCGGCTCGTCTTCTTCTCTCtgcgcgaagaagaagaagaatctctCCGGCTCCGGCATGGACTCCGTCCGTACGATTCCCGACCTCTGCCACCGT CTGATTTCGTTCGCTTTCCAAAGATGCCGCGTCTCCGACGACTTGTGCCGTATCTCCGTCGCTCTCGTGGGTTCGCTGCTCGCCGGCTCTCCGGTTGTCCGAATCTCCA GTCATTCCTTTCTATGTTATTTATTCAGCCATCGTAAAAGGGAAGGCCATCACTGTGAAGTGTTGGTGCTTTTACTTATGGTTGAGTATGCTGCAGGTGCTTCTGATGAGGAGGTACATTATTATAACTTGAATCTAAAAGAAGGTAGCTCGAATAATTGGCTAACCAGGCTCCCTTCAATCACTAAAAATGGCGTGAGATTCAG TGGGACTGAAGTTTGTCTATCTGTCTCTGAGAAATTTGAAGTTCTTCTGGGTGGGATCAAGCAATTCGTTGAGAAG ATGCTGATTTTGAACATCCCG AATATTGCATTTGAACTGGCGGTCCAACATGAGAATGTCTATAAATCATGCTATGGGGATGCTTTCCTGCCAAATAAAAGCATGCCTTCACCCTTTTCAGCTTCAAATGTAGAACGTTTGAAGTACGGCCTTCAGGATTATATTTTAAGGCGCCGCAACGATCTAGATAACAACCTTGGTTTATCATTAAATGCCTT GGAGCATTTGAGGACTGGAATGGGAACTATTTGCAGCTCAAAAACTTCTGGAAGACAAAATCCGGGATTAGTGGTTGATGCAGTAATAATCATATGCGAGTTTTCTGATCAAACAAGTCCTTGTCCGAGGGAGTGTGGTCACCAGACACAG GTTTTGTATTTCAAGGATTTCTCACCTTCCTCAATTTCCAAGTCATCTCTTAGTGCATTGAAGAGCATTGATTGGAAGAGTTATGGCTTGACACTAGGCAACATCATGGATCAAGGAGGTGGTGTCTCTCTAGAATGGGATAACTTGCCACCACATACTCATATTGATGTTATCTTTCATTGCTATCAAGCAGA GGTTAACTTCCCTCCTTCGAAGCAAAAGGTCTTGTCAGAAAGATCTCTTCTGAAGAAAGCAGCTAAACTAGCATTGGATGATATGAAGGAGAAACATTCAGGAGTTCTTCTAAGTGATCGTGCTCTgaag ATACAAAGTCATGCCCCTGCTCTTGCAAGAACACTCGCTGGTCTTATTTTGTCCTCCAATGACATGGAATTCCAAGGAGAATGTCTCTCTCTTTTGGGTTTGCTGACAGGAGTTGAGGCGGAGATAGTTGAAGAATGTGTCAAGGACAAGATTAATGCGGTTATAGAGCTGAATGACAGGAAACCTGAGAGATGCAAAGACTCTGTTCCTTTACTTTTCGAAGATGATCGTCTTCAGGAAATGAACTTTGAAGACGAATGTGAAGAAGGTGATGACTCTTATGACTCTTTAGATATATAA
- the LOC115751325 gene encoding type 2 DNA topoisomerase 6 subunit B-like isoform X4 yields the protein MILFYIAPVAGETSTLGEFVGVALGSSSSLCAKKKKNLSGSGMDSVRTIPDLCHRLISFAFQRCRVSDDLCRISVALVGSLLAGSPVVRISISDTGAASCLEEFQDLRVTDEGIFAEKWDGMLAVRTTGASDEEVHYYNLNLKEGSSNNWLTRLPSITKNGVRFSGTEVCLSVSEKFEVLLGGIKQFVEKMLILNIPNIAFELAVQHENVYKSCYGDAFLPNKSMPSPFSASNVERLKYGLQDYILRRRNDLDNNLGLSLNALEHLRTGMGTICSSKTSGRQNPGLVVDAVIIICEFSDQTSPCPRECGHQTQVLYFKDFSPSSISKSSLSALKSIDWKSYGLTLGNIMDQGGGVSLEWDNLPPHTHIDVIFHCYQAEVNFPPSKQKVLSERSLLKKAAKLALDDMKEKHSGVLLSDRALKIQSHAPALARTLAGLILSSNDMEFQGECLSLLGLLTGVEAEIVEECVKDKINAVIELNDRKPERCKDSVPLLFEDDRLQEMNFEDECEEGDDSYDSLDI from the exons atgattctATTTTATATTGCACCGGTGGCGGGAGAGACCAGCACGCTCGGTGAATTCGTCGGTGTAGCTCTCGGCTCGTCTTCTTCTCTCtgcgcgaagaagaagaagaatctctCCGGCTCCGGCATGGACTCCGTCCGTACGATTCCCGACCTCTGCCACCGT CTGATTTCGTTCGCTTTCCAAAGATGCCGCGTCTCCGACGACTTGTGCCGTATCTCCGTCGCTCTCGTGGGTTCGCTGCTCGCCGGCTCTCCGGTTGTCCGAATCTCCA TTTCGGACACGGGTGCTGCTAGTTGCTTGGAAGAGTTTCAGGACTTAAGAGTCACAGATGAAGGGATTTTTGCCGAAAAGTGGG ATGGAATGCTTGCTGTCAGAACTACTG GTGCTTCTGATGAGGAGGTACATTATTATAACTTGAATCTAAAAGAAGGTAGCTCGAATAATTGGCTAACCAGGCTCCCTTCAATCACTAAAAATGGCGTGAGATTCAG TGGGACTGAAGTTTGTCTATCTGTCTCTGAGAAATTTGAAGTTCTTCTGGGTGGGATCAAGCAATTCGTTGAGAAG ATGCTGATTTTGAACATCCCG AATATTGCATTTGAACTGGCGGTCCAACATGAGAATGTCTATAAATCATGCTATGGGGATGCTTTCCTGCCAAATAAAAGCATGCCTTCACCCTTTTCAGCTTCAAATGTAGAACGTTTGAAGTACGGCCTTCAGGATTATATTTTAAGGCGCCGCAACGATCTAGATAACAACCTTGGTTTATCATTAAATGCCTT GGAGCATTTGAGGACTGGAATGGGAACTATTTGCAGCTCAAAAACTTCTGGAAGACAAAATCCGGGATTAGTGGTTGATGCAGTAATAATCATATGCGAGTTTTCTGATCAAACAAGTCCTTGTCCGAGGGAGTGTGGTCACCAGACACAG GTTTTGTATTTCAAGGATTTCTCACCTTCCTCAATTTCCAAGTCATCTCTTAGTGCATTGAAGAGCATTGATTGGAAGAGTTATGGCTTGACACTAGGCAACATCATGGATCAAGGAGGTGGTGTCTCTCTAGAATGGGATAACTTGCCACCACATACTCATATTGATGTTATCTTTCATTGCTATCAAGCAGA GGTTAACTTCCCTCCTTCGAAGCAAAAGGTCTTGTCAGAAAGATCTCTTCTGAAGAAAGCAGCTAAACTAGCATTGGATGATATGAAGGAGAAACATTCAGGAGTTCTTCTAAGTGATCGTGCTCTgaag ATACAAAGTCATGCCCCTGCTCTTGCAAGAACACTCGCTGGTCTTATTTTGTCCTCCAATGACATGGAATTCCAAGGAGAATGTCTCTCTCTTTTGGGTTTGCTGACAGGAGTTGAGGCGGAGATAGTTGAAGAATGTGTCAAGGACAAGATTAATGCGGTTATAGAGCTGAATGACAGGAAACCTGAGAGATGCAAAGACTCTGTTCCTTTACTTTTCGAAGATGATCGTCTTCAGGAAATGAACTTTGAAGACGAATGTGAAGAAGGTGATGACTCTTATGACTCTTTAGATATATAA
- the LOC115751325 gene encoding type 2 DNA topoisomerase 6 subunit B-like isoform X2 yields the protein MILFYIAPVAGETSTLGEFVGVALGSSSSLCAKKKKNLSGSGMDSVRTIPDLCHRLISFAFQRCRVSDDLCRISVALVGSLLAGSPVVRISISDTGAASCLEEFQDLRVTDEGIFAEKWDGMLAVRTTGHSFLCYLFSHRKREGHHCEVLVLLLMVEYAAGASDEEVHYYNLNLKEGSSNNWLTRLPSITKNGVRFSGTEVCLSVSEKFEVLLGGIKQFVEKNIAFELAVQHENVYKSCYGDAFLPNKSMPSPFSASNVERLKYGLQDYILRRRNDLDNNLGLSLNALEHLRTGMGTICSSKTSGRQNPGLVVDAVIIICEFSDQTSPCPRECGHQTQVLYFKDFSPSSISKSSLSALKSIDWKSYGLTLGNIMDQGGGVSLEWDNLPPHTHIDVIFHCYQAEVNFPPSKQKVLSERSLLKKAAKLALDDMKEKHSGVLLSDRALKIQSHAPALARTLAGLILSSNDMEFQGECLSLLGLLTGVEAEIVEECVKDKINAVIELNDRKPERCKDSVPLLFEDDRLQEMNFEDECEEGDDSYDSLDI from the exons atgattctATTTTATATTGCACCGGTGGCGGGAGAGACCAGCACGCTCGGTGAATTCGTCGGTGTAGCTCTCGGCTCGTCTTCTTCTCTCtgcgcgaagaagaagaagaatctctCCGGCTCCGGCATGGACTCCGTCCGTACGATTCCCGACCTCTGCCACCGT CTGATTTCGTTCGCTTTCCAAAGATGCCGCGTCTCCGACGACTTGTGCCGTATCTCCGTCGCTCTCGTGGGTTCGCTGCTCGCCGGCTCTCCGGTTGTCCGAATCTCCA TTTCGGACACGGGTGCTGCTAGTTGCTTGGAAGAGTTTCAGGACTTAAGAGTCACAGATGAAGGGATTTTTGCCGAAAAGTGGG ATGGAATGCTTGCTGTCAGAACTACTG GTCATTCCTTTCTATGTTATTTATTCAGCCATCGTAAAAGGGAAGGCCATCACTGTGAAGTGTTGGTGCTTTTACTTATGGTTGAGTATGCTGCAGGTGCTTCTGATGAGGAGGTACATTATTATAACTTGAATCTAAAAGAAGGTAGCTCGAATAATTGGCTAACCAGGCTCCCTTCAATCACTAAAAATGGCGTGAGATTCAG TGGGACTGAAGTTTGTCTATCTGTCTCTGAGAAATTTGAAGTTCTTCTGGGTGGGATCAAGCAATTCGTTGAGAAG AATATTGCATTTGAACTGGCGGTCCAACATGAGAATGTCTATAAATCATGCTATGGGGATGCTTTCCTGCCAAATAAAAGCATGCCTTCACCCTTTTCAGCTTCAAATGTAGAACGTTTGAAGTACGGCCTTCAGGATTATATTTTAAGGCGCCGCAACGATCTAGATAACAACCTTGGTTTATCATTAAATGCCTT GGAGCATTTGAGGACTGGAATGGGAACTATTTGCAGCTCAAAAACTTCTGGAAGACAAAATCCGGGATTAGTGGTTGATGCAGTAATAATCATATGCGAGTTTTCTGATCAAACAAGTCCTTGTCCGAGGGAGTGTGGTCACCAGACACAG GTTTTGTATTTCAAGGATTTCTCACCTTCCTCAATTTCCAAGTCATCTCTTAGTGCATTGAAGAGCATTGATTGGAAGAGTTATGGCTTGACACTAGGCAACATCATGGATCAAGGAGGTGGTGTCTCTCTAGAATGGGATAACTTGCCACCACATACTCATATTGATGTTATCTTTCATTGCTATCAAGCAGA GGTTAACTTCCCTCCTTCGAAGCAAAAGGTCTTGTCAGAAAGATCTCTTCTGAAGAAAGCAGCTAAACTAGCATTGGATGATATGAAGGAGAAACATTCAGGAGTTCTTCTAAGTGATCGTGCTCTgaag ATACAAAGTCATGCCCCTGCTCTTGCAAGAACACTCGCTGGTCTTATTTTGTCCTCCAATGACATGGAATTCCAAGGAGAATGTCTCTCTCTTTTGGGTTTGCTGACAGGAGTTGAGGCGGAGATAGTTGAAGAATGTGTCAAGGACAAGATTAATGCGGTTATAGAGCTGAATGACAGGAAACCTGAGAGATGCAAAGACTCTGTTCCTTTACTTTTCGAAGATGATCGTCTTCAGGAAATGAACTTTGAAGACGAATGTGAAGAAGGTGATGACTCTTATGACTCTTTAGATATATAA